The proteins below come from a single Pseudarthrobacter sp. SSS035 genomic window:
- the carB gene encoding carbamoyl-phosphate synthase large subunit encodes MPKRTDLKSVLVIGSGPIVIGQAAEFDYSGTQALRVLKEEGLRVILVNSNPATIMTDPEFADATYIEPITPEVVEKIIAKERPDAILPTLGGQTALNTAIALDKNGVLAKYNVELIGANIAAIELGEDREKFKGVVERCGAESARSHIIHTIDEALAAAEDLGYPMVVRPSFTMGGLGSGLAYNENDLRRIVGQGLQYSPTTEVLLEESILGWKEYELEMMRDKNDNVVVVCSIENFDPVGVHTGDSITVAPALTLTDREYQRLRDISIAVIREVGVDTGGCNIQFAIEPDTGRVVVIEMNPRVSRSSALASKATGFAIAKIATKLSLGYTLDEIPNDITQKTPASFEPTLDYVVVKVPRFAFEKFPAADDTLTTTMKSVGEAMAMGRNFTEALQKALRSLEQKGSQLDFSSVPEWEVAELIEKSKRPTTERLHQVQRALLGGATVEQLFEATKIDPWYLDQLQLLNGISHEIRQAGALTVEMLKRAKRHGFSDEQIGSLTHNSEAVVRGVRQALGIRPVYKTVDTCAAEFAAYTPYHYSSYDEEDEIALHSKPSILILGSGPNRIGQGIEFDYSCVHASMALRKAGYETVMVNCNPETVSTDYDVSTRLYFEPLTLEDVLEVIAAEERTGGVMGVFVQLGGQTPLKLAQQLADAGVPILGTSPEAIDLAEHRGEFSRVLDNAGLIAPKNGTAVSFDDAKKIADEIGYPVLVRPSYVLGGRGMEIVYDEPNLSRYIANATEITPDHPVLIDRFLEDAVEIDVDALFDGTDMYLGGIMEHIEEAGIHSGDSACVLPPITLGNNVIERVRTATRAIAEGVGVRGLINIQFALASDVLYVLEANPRASRTVPFVSKATGVQMAKAAALIGTGVTIHQLRTAYKMLPETGDGSTLPLDAPVSVKEAVLPFSRFRTPEGKVVDSLLGPEMRSTGEVMGIDKHFDTAFAKSQAAANNALPTEGKIFVSVANRDKRAVIMAVKRLSDLGFEIVSTGGTADVLRRNGIQASTVRKVAEGSSAEGEGTIADLVIAGEIDMVFNTPSGGEARSDGYALRAAATSIGIPCITTVAEFNAAVQAIEAMRTYEWSVTSLQEHAAALVASQKAAAENAAAESAVSQNA; translated from the coding sequence ATGCCCAAGAGAACTGACCTTAAGAGCGTCCTGGTCATCGGTTCCGGCCCGATCGTGATCGGCCAGGCCGCGGAGTTCGACTACTCCGGCACCCAGGCCCTGCGTGTCCTCAAGGAGGAGGGCCTGCGGGTCATCCTGGTGAACTCGAACCCGGCCACCATCATGACGGACCCCGAGTTCGCCGATGCCACCTACATCGAGCCCATCACTCCCGAGGTGGTGGAGAAGATCATCGCCAAGGAGCGCCCGGACGCCATCCTGCCCACCCTGGGCGGCCAGACCGCGCTGAACACGGCCATCGCGCTGGACAAAAACGGCGTGCTGGCCAAGTACAACGTGGAGCTCATCGGCGCGAACATCGCGGCCATCGAGCTTGGCGAGGACCGTGAAAAGTTCAAGGGCGTGGTGGAACGCTGCGGCGCCGAATCGGCCCGCAGCCACATCATCCACACCATTGACGAGGCTTTGGCCGCGGCCGAGGACCTGGGCTACCCGATGGTGGTCCGCCCCTCGTTCACCATGGGCGGCCTCGGCTCCGGCCTGGCCTACAACGAAAACGACCTGCGCCGCATCGTGGGCCAGGGCCTGCAGTACAGCCCCACCACCGAGGTGCTGCTCGAAGAGAGCATCCTCGGCTGGAAGGAATACGAGCTTGAGATGATGCGCGACAAAAACGACAATGTCGTGGTGGTCTGCTCCATCGAAAACTTCGACCCCGTGGGCGTGCACACCGGCGACTCCATCACCGTGGCACCGGCGCTGACCCTGACGGACCGCGAATACCAGCGTCTGCGCGATATCTCCATCGCCGTCATCCGTGAGGTGGGCGTGGACACCGGCGGCTGCAACATTCAGTTCGCCATTGAGCCGGACACCGGCCGGGTAGTGGTTATTGAAATGAACCCGCGCGTGTCCCGTTCCTCCGCCCTGGCATCCAAGGCCACCGGCTTCGCCATCGCCAAGATCGCCACCAAGCTCTCCCTCGGCTACACCCTGGACGAGATCCCGAACGACATCACGCAGAAGACCCCGGCGTCCTTCGAACCCACCCTGGACTACGTGGTGGTCAAGGTTCCGCGCTTCGCCTTCGAGAAGTTCCCGGCTGCGGATGACACCCTCACCACCACCATGAAGTCCGTGGGCGAAGCGATGGCCATGGGCCGCAACTTCACCGAAGCGCTGCAGAAGGCCCTGCGCTCCCTGGAACAGAAGGGCTCGCAGCTGGACTTCAGCTCCGTCCCCGAATGGGAAGTCGCGGAGCTGATCGAGAAGTCCAAGCGGCCCACCACGGAACGCCTGCACCAGGTCCAGCGCGCCCTGCTCGGCGGCGCCACCGTGGAACAGCTGTTCGAAGCCACCAAGATCGACCCCTGGTACCTGGACCAGCTCCAGCTGCTCAACGGGATCTCCCACGAGATCCGCCAGGCCGGAGCCCTGACCGTGGAGATGCTCAAGCGCGCCAAGCGCCACGGCTTCTCGGACGAGCAGATCGGGTCCCTCACGCACAACTCCGAAGCCGTGGTCCGCGGTGTCCGGCAGGCCCTCGGGATCCGTCCGGTCTACAAGACCGTGGATACCTGCGCCGCCGAGTTCGCCGCCTACACCCCGTACCACTACTCGTCCTACGACGAGGAGGACGAGATTGCGCTGCACTCCAAGCCCTCCATCCTGATCCTCGGCTCCGGCCCCAACCGCATCGGCCAGGGCATCGAGTTCGACTACTCCTGCGTCCACGCCTCCATGGCGCTGCGCAAGGCCGGCTACGAAACCGTGATGGTCAACTGCAACCCGGAGACGGTCTCTACCGACTACGACGTCTCCACCCGCCTCTACTTTGAGCCGCTGACCCTGGAGGACGTCCTCGAGGTCATCGCCGCCGAGGAACGCACCGGCGGCGTGATGGGTGTCTTTGTGCAGCTCGGCGGCCAGACGCCGCTGAAGCTGGCGCAGCAGCTGGCCGACGCCGGCGTCCCCATCCTGGGCACGTCCCCGGAAGCGATCGACCTCGCCGAGCACCGCGGCGAATTCTCCCGCGTGCTCGACAACGCCGGGCTGATCGCCCCGAAGAACGGCACGGCGGTGTCCTTCGACGACGCCAAGAAGATCGCCGACGAGATCGGCTACCCCGTCCTGGTCCGCCCGTCCTACGTGCTCGGCGGCCGCGGCATGGAAATCGTCTACGACGAGCCGAACCTCTCCCGGTACATCGCCAACGCCACGGAAATCACCCCGGACCACCCGGTGCTGATCGACCGGTTCCTGGAGGACGCCGTCGAAATCGACGTCGACGCGCTCTTCGACGGCACCGACATGTACCTGGGCGGCATCATGGAACACATCGAGGAGGCCGGCATCCACTCCGGCGACTCCGCGTGTGTCCTGCCTCCCATCACCCTGGGCAACAACGTGATCGAGCGTGTCCGTACGGCAACCCGCGCCATCGCCGAGGGCGTGGGCGTCCGCGGCCTGATCAACATCCAGTTCGCGCTGGCCTCGGACGTTCTCTACGTGCTCGAAGCGAACCCGCGGGCCTCCCGCACTGTGCCGTTCGTCTCCAAGGCGACCGGCGTCCAGATGGCGAAGGCTGCCGCGCTGATAGGCACGGGTGTCACCATCCACCAGCTCCGGACCGCCTACAAGATGCTGCCGGAAACCGGTGACGGCTCCACCCTGCCGCTCGACGCCCCGGTCTCGGTCAAGGAAGCCGTCCTTCCGTTCAGCCGCTTCCGCACCCCGGAAGGCAAAGTTGTGGACTCGCTGCTCGGCCCGGAAATGCGGTCCACCGGCGAAGTCATGGGCATCGACAAGCACTTCGACACCGCCTTCGCCAAGAGCCAGGCAGCCGCCAACAACGCCCTGCCCACCGAAGGCAAGATCTTTGTCTCCGTGGCCAACCGGGACAAGCGGGCGGTCATCATGGCCGTCAAGCGCCTCTCGGACCTCGGCTTCGAGATCGTCTCCACCGGCGGCACCGCCGACGTCCTGCGCCGCAACGGCATCCAGGCCAGCACGGTCCGCAAGGTCGCCGAGGGCAGCAGTGCCGAAGGTGAGGGCACTATCGCAGACCTCGTTATCGCCGGCGAGATCGACATGGTCTTCAACACGCCCTCCGGCGGCGAAGCCCGCAGCGACGGTTACGCCCTTCGCGCCGCCGCGACCTCCATCGGCATCCCCTGCATCACCACGGTGGCCGAGTTCAACGCGGCGGTGCAGGCCATCGAGGCGATGCGCACCTACGAGTGGTCAGTGACCAGCCTGCAGGAGCACGCCGCCGCCCTGGTGGCGTCCCAGAAGGCAGCTGCGGAGAACGCGGCGGCCGAGTCTGCGGTTTCGCAGAATGCCTGA
- the pyrF gene encoding orotidine-5'-phosphate decarboxylase, translated as MPEAASTPSSPARESFGSRLGAAMAARGPLCVGIDPHPALLKDWGLADDAAGLRRFSLTVLEAVGSLAAAVKPQVALYERHGSAGMAVLEEVLAAADGQVLTIADAKRGDIGSTMAAYADAWLRDGSSLAADSVTLSPYLGFESLRPALDLAADYGRGVFVLALTSNPEGASVQHVGGADSVARRIVEAAAAENSRYAGSLGSVGLVVGATVGSALTDLHLDLPAVRGPILAPGLGAQGATPADLRRTFGAAYPQVLGTSSRDILAAGPGTQGLRDAALRTLEGLRGK; from the coding sequence ATGCCTGAGGCCGCCTCCACACCATCAAGCCCCGCGCGGGAGTCCTTCGGCTCCCGGCTCGGGGCGGCCATGGCGGCCCGCGGGCCGCTGTGCGTGGGCATTGACCCGCACCCGGCTCTCCTGAAGGACTGGGGACTGGCCGACGACGCCGCAGGGCTGAGGCGGTTTTCGCTGACGGTCCTGGAGGCTGTCGGTTCGCTCGCTGCCGCGGTGAAGCCGCAGGTGGCGCTCTACGAGCGCCACGGTTCGGCCGGGATGGCAGTCCTGGAGGAAGTGCTGGCCGCCGCCGATGGCCAGGTGCTCACCATTGCTGACGCCAAGCGGGGGGACATCGGCTCCACGATGGCTGCCTACGCGGACGCCTGGCTGCGGGACGGCTCGTCCCTGGCAGCCGACTCCGTGACCCTCAGCCCGTACCTGGGGTTTGAGTCGCTCCGCCCGGCCCTTGACCTGGCAGCGGACTACGGCCGGGGCGTATTTGTCCTGGCGTTGACCTCCAACCCGGAGGGGGCTTCCGTTCAGCATGTGGGCGGAGCCGACTCCGTGGCCCGGCGGATCGTCGAGGCGGCAGCGGCAGAGAACAGCCGTTATGCCGGCAGCCTGGGGTCCGTTGGACTCGTCGTCGGCGCCACCGTGGGGTCAGCGTTGACTGACCTGCACCTGGACCTGCCGGCGGTCCGCGGGCCCATCCTGGCTCCCGGGCTGGGCGCCCAGGGGGCCACACCGGCAGACCTGCGCCGGACCTTCGGTGCCGCGTACCCGCAGGTCCTGGGGACGTCCAGCCGGGATATCCTGGCTGCCGGTCCAGGGACCCAGGGTCTCCGTGATGCTGCGTTGCGCACGCTTGAGGGGCTCCGCGGCAAATAG
- the mihF gene encoding integration host factor, actinobacterial type, whose product MSLRPLSPSERAAALNKAAAARAARAAAKERLKNGKTSAADLIGAAAADDALARMRVVELLEALPGIGKVRAAAIMEQLGIAASRRLRGLGIHQRQALVDFIDEK is encoded by the coding sequence ATGAGCCTGCGACCCTTATCTCCTTCGGAACGCGCGGCGGCCCTGAACAAGGCGGCCGCCGCGCGGGCCGCCAGGGCGGCCGCCAAAGAGCGCCTCAAAAACGGCAAGACGTCGGCAGCGGATCTTATCGGTGCCGCCGCCGCGGATGACGCCCTCGCCCGGATGCGGGTGGTGGAGCTGTTGGAGGCCCTGCCGGGCATCGGAAAAGTCAGGGCTGCAGCCATTATGGAGCAGTTGGGCATAGCGGCGTCCCGCCGGCTCCGCGGACTGGGCATTCACCAGCGCCAGGCGCTGGTAGATTTTATAGACGAGAAATAG
- the gmk gene encoding guanylate kinase, whose translation MSKKPGLTVLAGPTAVGKGTVSTYIRDNYPEVWLSVSATTRAPRPGEQDGVHYFFKSREEFESLVAAGEFLEWAVVHGQNTYGTLRSSVDEAIAAGRSVLLEIDLQGARQVKQAVPDAQFVFLAPPSWDEMVRRLVGRGTETEQEQQQRLETAKLELAAEPEFNHTVINDDVRRAADELVSLMGLTPHPHK comes from the coding sequence GTGAGCAAGAAACCGGGACTGACAGTCCTCGCTGGTCCGACGGCTGTTGGCAAAGGCACCGTGTCCACCTACATCCGGGATAACTACCCCGAAGTCTGGCTTTCCGTATCGGCCACCACCCGCGCTCCGCGGCCCGGTGAGCAGGACGGCGTCCACTACTTCTTCAAGTCCAGGGAAGAGTTCGAGTCGCTCGTTGCAGCCGGCGAGTTCCTCGAATGGGCCGTAGTCCACGGCCAGAACACCTACGGCACGCTGCGGAGTTCCGTGGACGAGGCCATCGCCGCCGGCAGGTCCGTCCTGCTGGAGATCGATCTGCAGGGTGCACGCCAGGTCAAGCAGGCCGTTCCGGACGCCCAGTTTGTGTTCCTGGCACCGCCCAGCTGGGACGAAATGGTCCGCCGCCTGGTGGGTCGCGGCACGGAAACCGAGCAGGAGCAGCAGCAACGGCTGGAAACAGCTAAACTGGAACTTGCCGCTGAACCGGAGTTTAACCACACCGTCATCAATGATGACGTTCGCCGGGCAGCGGACGAGCTTGTTTCACTCATGGGGCTGACCCCGCACCCGCACAAGTAG
- the rpoZ gene encoding DNA-directed RNA polymerase subunit omega, with protein sequence MSTNLEGIINPPIDSLLQAADSKYGLVIFGAKRARQINAYYAQLHEGLFEYVGPLVDTKLNEKSLSIALREINEGKLVSTPIEPAE encoded by the coding sequence GTGTCCACGAACCTTGAAGGCATCATCAACCCGCCGATCGACTCACTGCTTCAGGCAGCTGATTCCAAGTACGGCCTGGTGATCTTCGGTGCCAAGCGTGCACGTCAGATCAACGCTTACTACGCCCAGCTGCACGAGGGCCTGTTCGAGTACGTCGGCCCCCTGGTCGACACCAAGCTGAACGAGAAGTCGCTGTCCATCGCCCTGCGCGAAATCAACGAAGGCAAGCTCGTTTCCACGCCGATCGAACCCGCAGAGTAA
- the coaBC gene encoding bifunctional phosphopantothenoylcysteine decarboxylase/phosphopantothenate--cysteine ligase CoaBC — MRIVLGVGGGIAAYKVASLLRLFTEAGHNVTVIPTEAATRFVGVATWEALSGNPVSNSVFDDVHQVNHVRLGHEADLIVVAPATADLLARAATGQANDLLTNTLLMASGPVLFAPAMHTEMWQHAATRANVETLRSRGVAVLEPASGRLTGTDSGPGRLPEPEAIFDAAMALAQGQSDYQLPLAGRTVTVSAGGTREPLDPVRFLGNRSSGKQGVALAVAARNAGATVRLVAAHMEVPAPAGVDVVTVETALELREAMLAAAADSDVVIMAAAVADFRPAEISGTKIKKRDDTADPVISLVRNPDILQELVEVRDHAPENEASRRSQLIVGFAAETGDGQGDVLTYAEAKLKRKGCDLLVVNHVGSDKVFGQDSNSVVILARSGAEPQLAAGTKTEVSAAVITRVGYELNHVSPRA; from the coding sequence GTGCGCATAGTCCTCGGAGTCGGGGGAGGGATTGCGGCCTACAAGGTCGCATCGCTCCTCCGGCTTTTTACTGAAGCCGGCCACAATGTCACGGTGATTCCCACTGAGGCAGCCACCCGCTTTGTGGGTGTCGCCACGTGGGAGGCCCTCTCCGGGAACCCGGTCAGCAACAGCGTCTTCGACGACGTGCACCAGGTCAACCACGTCAGGCTCGGCCATGAGGCCGACCTCATCGTGGTGGCGCCCGCGACGGCCGATCTGCTGGCGCGCGCGGCCACCGGACAAGCCAACGACCTCCTCACCAACACGCTGCTCATGGCCAGCGGCCCGGTACTCTTTGCCCCCGCCATGCACACGGAGATGTGGCAGCACGCCGCCACCCGCGCCAACGTTGAAACGCTGCGGAGCAGGGGAGTGGCCGTCCTGGAACCGGCCAGCGGCCGGCTCACCGGCACCGACTCCGGTCCGGGCCGCCTGCCTGAGCCCGAAGCCATTTTCGACGCCGCCATGGCACTCGCCCAGGGCCAGTCCGATTACCAGCTTCCGCTAGCCGGGCGGACCGTCACAGTCAGCGCAGGCGGAACGCGGGAACCGCTGGACCCCGTCCGTTTCCTGGGCAACCGGTCCTCCGGTAAGCAGGGTGTGGCGCTGGCCGTCGCCGCCCGCAACGCGGGTGCCACGGTCCGCCTGGTCGCCGCCCATATGGAGGTCCCGGCGCCGGCCGGGGTCGACGTGGTGACCGTTGAGACCGCCTTGGAGTTGCGCGAGGCCATGCTGGCAGCCGCGGCGGATTCCGACGTCGTGATCATGGCTGCGGCCGTGGCGGACTTCCGCCCCGCGGAGATCTCCGGGACCAAAATCAAAAAACGTGATGACACCGCGGACCCCGTCATTTCCCTGGTCCGGAACCCGGACATCCTCCAGGAACTGGTCGAGGTCCGGGACCACGCTCCCGAAAACGAGGCCAGCCGCCGCAGCCAGCTGATTGTGGGCTTCGCAGCAGAGACCGGTGACGGCCAGGGCGACGTCTTGACCTACGCGGAGGCAAAGCTCAAGCGCAAGGGCTGCGACCTCCTGGTGGTCAATCATGTGGGATCGGACAAGGTTTTTGGCCAGGACAGCAACTCGGTAGTCATCCTTGCCCGCTCCGGCGCCGAACCACAACTGGCCGCCGGAACCAAAACAGAGGTTTCGGCCGCCGTCATCACGCGGGTCGGCTATGAGCTGAACCACGTTTCGCCACGCGCCTGA
- the metK gene encoding methionine adenosyltransferase, whose amino-acid sequence MTLPLHIPHTHGATPSALRLFTSESVTEGHPDKICDQISDAILDALLAADPESRVAVETMATTGLVHVAGEVTTDAYVEIPQIVRETILGIGYDSSANGFDGARCGVSVSIGQQSNDIAGGVFNSLEAREGRQEDDYDLQGAGDQGLMFGYASDETPSYMPVPIWIAHRLSERLTEVRKSGELSYLRPDGKTQVTIGYDKDVPVSVETVVISSQHAAGTSLDRLRADLAAFVIKPVLAAANLDISRAANILNPAGEFVIGGPVGDAGLTGRKIIVDTYGGMARHGGGAFSGKDPSKVDRSAAYAMRWVAKNVVAAGLAKRAEIQIAYAIGQARPVGTYVETFGTETVDPARISAAIAEIFDLRPRAIIDALDLKRPIYAKTAAHGHFGRDDPDFTWERLDRVEDLKAFFNA is encoded by the coding sequence GTGACTTTACCGCTGCACATTCCCCACACCCACGGGGCCACGCCCTCCGCACTCCGGCTCTTCACGTCCGAGTCGGTCACTGAAGGCCACCCGGACAAGATCTGCGACCAGATCAGTGACGCCATCCTGGATGCACTGCTCGCCGCGGACCCCGAGTCCCGCGTCGCCGTGGAGACCATGGCCACCACCGGCCTGGTCCACGTTGCCGGTGAGGTCACTACCGACGCCTACGTCGAAATCCCGCAGATCGTCCGCGAAACCATCCTCGGCATCGGCTACGACTCCTCGGCCAACGGTTTTGACGGTGCCCGCTGCGGCGTGTCCGTCTCCATCGGACAGCAGTCCAACGACATCGCCGGGGGTGTCTTCAACTCCCTCGAAGCCCGCGAAGGCCGCCAGGAGGACGACTACGACCTCCAGGGCGCCGGCGACCAGGGCCTGATGTTCGGGTACGCGAGCGACGAAACCCCGTCCTACATGCCGGTGCCGATCTGGATCGCGCACCGCCTGTCCGAACGCCTCACCGAGGTACGCAAGTCCGGGGAACTGTCCTACCTCCGCCCCGACGGCAAGACCCAGGTCACCATCGGCTACGACAAGGACGTCCCGGTTTCCGTCGAAACCGTCGTCATCTCCAGCCAGCACGCCGCAGGCACCAGCCTGGACCGGCTGCGCGCGGACCTCGCCGCCTTTGTCATTAAGCCCGTCCTGGCTGCAGCCAACCTGGACATTTCCCGGGCTGCCAACATCCTGAACCCGGCCGGTGAGTTTGTCATCGGCGGGCCCGTCGGTGACGCCGGCCTGACCGGACGCAAGATCATTGTGGACACCTACGGCGGCATGGCCCGCCACGGCGGCGGCGCCTTCTCGGGCAAGGACCCCTCCAAGGTGGACCGTTCCGCTGCCTACGCCATGCGCTGGGTTGCCAAGAACGTCGTGGCCGCCGGACTGGCAAAGCGCGCCGAGATCCAGATTGCCTACGCCATCGGCCAGGCCCGCCCCGTGGGCACGTACGTCGAGACTTTCGGCACCGAGACGGTAGACCCGGCCAGGATCAGCGCCGCCATCGCGGAGATCTTCGACCTCCGCCCGCGTGCCATCATCGATGCCCTGGACCTCAAGCGTCCCATCTACGCGAAGACCGCCGCGCACGGACACTTTGGCCGTGACGATCCCGACTTCACCTGGGAGCGCCTGGACCGGGTGGAGGACCTGAAGGCCTTCTTCAACGCGTAG
- a CDS encoding glycosyltransferase family 1 protein has translation MKIVIDARFTRTDHHDGISRYGASLIAATAKVAEVSMLISDTRQLALLPDVPYTLINSPLSPLELFVARRINPLGADVVVCPMQTMGSWGRKYGLVLTLHDLIYYEHPAPPGFLPAPVRVLWRLYHKAFWPQRVLLNRADTVATISRTTEALMAKYRLTKRPVRIISNAPQPAQEPRDPAAGADHSLVYMGSFMPYKNVETMVAGMSELPDFTLHLLSRITAERRAELEIMVPPGATVVFHNGVTDDEYAVLLMRATALVSLSRAEGYGLPLVEAMALGTPVIASDIPIFREVGGDAATYVDPASPAEFAAAVQKLRDDAHWQQVSRRSVARAQEFSWDESAQQLVDVAHDIMARRSR, from the coding sequence GTGAAGATTGTCATCGATGCACGATTCACCCGGACCGATCATCACGACGGCATCAGCCGTTACGGGGCCAGCCTCATCGCCGCCACGGCAAAGGTGGCCGAGGTTTCCATGCTTATCAGCGACACGCGCCAACTGGCGCTGCTCCCGGATGTTCCGTACACATTGATCAACAGTCCGCTGTCCCCGCTGGAGCTGTTCGTGGCCCGCAGGATCAACCCGCTCGGCGCCGATGTTGTGGTGTGCCCCATGCAGACCATGGGCAGCTGGGGGCGCAAGTACGGCCTGGTCCTGACCCTGCACGACCTCATCTACTACGAGCACCCCGCTCCCCCGGGATTCCTGCCGGCACCCGTCCGCGTGCTCTGGCGGCTCTACCACAAGGCGTTCTGGCCGCAGCGCGTCCTCCTCAACCGGGCGGACACCGTGGCCACCATCAGCCGGACCACAGAAGCGCTCATGGCCAAGTACCGGCTCACCAAAAGGCCCGTGCGGATCATCAGCAACGCTCCGCAGCCCGCCCAGGAACCGCGTGATCCCGCCGCCGGGGCGGACCATTCGCTGGTGTACATGGGCTCGTTCATGCCCTACAAAAACGTTGAAACAATGGTGGCCGGCATGTCCGAGCTGCCGGATTTCACCCTGCACCTGCTGAGCAGGATCACCGCCGAGCGCCGGGCCGAGCTGGAGATCATGGTGCCGCCGGGTGCCACGGTGGTCTTCCACAACGGTGTCACCGATGACGAATATGCCGTCCTGCTCATGCGGGCCACCGCACTGGTGAGCCTCTCCCGCGCCGAAGGTTACGGTCTTCCGCTGGTGGAGGCCATGGCCCTCGGCACGCCGGTCATCGCCAGCGACATCCCGATTTTCCGCGAGGTGGGCGGCGACGCGGCAACCTACGTAGATCCCGCATCCCCGGCAGAGTTCGCCGCGGCCGTGCAGAAACTGCGGGACGACGCCCACTGGCAACAGGTGTCCCGCCGTTCCGTGGCACGTGCGCAGGAGTTCAGCTGGGACGAATCCGCGCAGCAGCTGGTGGACGTGGCCCACGACATCATGGCGCGGCGCAGCCGCTGA
- a CDS encoding alpha/beta fold hydrolase, with protein MKTADQQPSPAPSFFSAGLAARTRAADIVINGGTVAYWTYEPIQATPDTRTILVIHGFRGDHHGLLRVADQLPEMRIIMPDLPGFGSSAAFVSGKHSVEQYGTFVTDFMAALGLGPDTVLLGHSFGSIVAAHFVATNPGTVTPLILINPIAAPALEGPKGIMTKLAVLYYRLAARLPRRLGLALLRSPLIVRVMSEAMAKTADTDLRRFIHGQHHAYFSAFANRESLLESFTASVSGHVAEVAGKLSLPVLLVAGEKDEIATLPDQHRLAALLPDGVLKVIPGVGHLIHYETPGPAAGFIRSFLKDHPA; from the coding sequence ATGAAAACCGCCGATCAACAGCCATCCCCTGCGCCCTCCTTCTTCAGCGCCGGGCTGGCCGCCCGCACCCGGGCCGCCGACATCGTGATTAACGGCGGCACCGTGGCGTACTGGACTTACGAACCGATCCAGGCCACACCGGACACCCGCACCATCCTGGTCATTCATGGTTTCCGCGGCGATCACCACGGCCTGCTCCGGGTTGCAGACCAGTTGCCGGAAATGCGCATCATCATGCCGGACCTGCCGGGGTTCGGCAGCTCCGCCGCGTTTGTGTCCGGGAAACATTCGGTGGAGCAGTACGGCACTTTTGTCACCGACTTTATGGCGGCGCTCGGCCTCGGCCCGGACACCGTGCTGTTAGGGCACTCCTTCGGCTCGATCGTCGCCGCCCATTTTGTCGCCACCAACCCGGGTACCGTCACACCGCTGATCCTGATCAACCCCATCGCCGCGCCTGCCCTGGAAGGCCCCAAGGGCATCATGACCAAGCTGGCCGTCCTCTACTACCGGCTGGCGGCCCGGCTCCCCCGCCGGCTGGGACTGGCACTGCTGCGCAGTCCGCTGATTGTCAGGGTCATGAGCGAGGCCATGGCCAAGACGGCCGACACAGACCTGCGACGCTTCATCCACGGCCAGCACCATGCCTACTTCAGCGCTTTCGCGAACCGGGAAAGCCTCCTCGAATCGTTCACGGCCTCGGTCAGCGGCCATGTGGCCGAGGTTGCCGGGAAGCTGAGCCTGCCGGTGCTCCTGGTCGCCGGCGAAAAAGACGAGATTGCCACCCTGCCGGACCAGCACCGTCTCGCCGCGCTCCTCCCCGACGGCGTCCTCAAAGTCATTCCCGGCGTCGGCCACCTGATCCACTACGAAACGCCCGGCCCCGCCGCCGGCTTCATCCGCAGCTTCCTTAAGGACCACCCCGCGTGA